In the Setaria italica strain Yugu1 chromosome VI, Setaria_italica_v2.0, whole genome shotgun sequence genome, one interval contains:
- the LOC101752632 gene encoding putative nuclease HARBI1, whose protein sequence is MHISTKEMLAMFLYTCAGNESNRRAQNRFKHSGETISRKFDEVLNALMAMAKDFIRPKNPNFPTVHKRIRDDKRAYPHFKDCIGALDGTHIRVALSPDEQVRYIGKTGVATQNVLAVCDFDMRFTYVSMGQPGAMHDTSVLYNALRVDEEFFPHPPQGKYYVVDAGYPNRPGYLAPYKGERYHLPEWHRGIEPKTPMERFNRVHSSIRNVIERSFGLLKMKWQILWKMPPYPMYKQKMIVVATMVLHNFIREHGGQDEDFARFDRDPNFVPTIPERYNKYAVSQAASDGSTSALNAPTMDVFRDELATTLSLAWN, encoded by the exons ATGCACATTAGCACAAAAGAGATGCTTGCTATGTTCCTATACACATGTGCTGGAAACGAGTCTAATAGGAGAGCTCAAAATAGATTTAAGCATTCTGGCGAAACtattagtagaaaatttgatGAGGTGCTAAATGCTTTGATGGCTATGGCGAAAGATTTCATTCGACCAAAGAATCCCAACTTCCCCACAGTCCATAAGAGGATAAGAGATGACAAACGTGCATAtccacatttcaaagattgcattggtgcacttgatggcACTCATATCCGTGTTGCTCTTTCACCTGATGagcaagtgagatatattggaaAGACCGGGGTAGCCACTCAAAATGTACTAGCGGTATGCGACTTTGACATGCGTTTCACTTATGTTTCCATGGGACAACCTGGAGCTATGCATGATACAAGTGTGTTGTACAATGCACtcagagtggatgaagaatTTTTTCCACATCCTCCACAAG GCAAATACTACGTTGTGGATGCGGGATATCCTAATCGTCCTGGCTACCTCGCTccttacaagggtgaaaggtatcatttaCCGGAATGGCATAGAGGTATTGAACCTAAGACGCCTATGGAAAGGTTCAATCGGGTTCACTCATCTATCCgcaatgtgattgagcgatcttttggactattaaaaatgaagtggcaaattcttTGGAAGATGCCACCATATCccatgtacaagcaaaagatgattgttgtggctaccatggtccttcacaatttcattcgtGAGCATGGAGGTCAAGATGAAGACTTTGCTCGGTTTGATCGTGATCCTAATTTTGTTCCTACAATACCGGAAAGatataacaaatatgcagtttcGCAAGCGGCGTCAGATGGGTCAACTTCCGCACTCAACGCGCCAACTATGGATGTCTTTCGTGATGAGCTAGCCACCACActctctcttgcttggaactag
- the LOC101784765 gene encoding zinc finger CCCH domain-containing protein 43-like produces MDDEWWKKARAEIPGCGKFRKKPLQNEEDLTVMFVDITNDESDHWNPMSSNPIIPPTQEDVDNGHVNEVHDVPDDCDDGGVAWDETDEVQEVTPSPTILLANKRIPPAKKQRTGTAQVIQEQVTKIAESASSFTSKKLGEVTVQQVMDLVLECGAGYDTDEHYIATELFVKKDQREMFMTLPTNEIRFNWLRRKYNAKYGN; encoded by the exons ATGGATGATGAGTGGTGGAAGAAGGCAAGGGCG GAGATTCCAGGTTGCGGCAAGTTTCGAAAAAAACCGTTGCAAAATGAGGAGGACTTGACTgtgatgtttgttgatataaCTAATGATGAAAGCGATCATTGGAATCCTATGAGCTCTAATCCCATCATACCACCAACACAAGAGGATGTTGACAACGGACATGTGAATGAGGTTCATGATGTCCCTGATGATTGTGACGATGGCGGAGTTGCTTGGGATGAAACAGATGAGGTCCAAGAGGTTACTCCTTCTCCTACTATTTTGTTAGCAAACAAAAGAATTCCACcagcaaagaaacaaagaactgGAACAGCACAAGTTATTCAGGAACAAGTAACTAAGATTGCTGAGTCCGCTTCCTCTTTTACATCTAAAAAATTGGGTGAAGTAACTGTGCAACAAGTCATGGACCTTGTGTTGGAATGTGGGGCAGGGTATGATACAGATGAGCATTATATCGCCACagagttgtttgtgaagaaggaccAAAGGGAAATGTTCATGACCCTGCCAACAAACGAGATTAGATTTAATTGGCTTCGCAGAAAGTATAATGCCAAGTATGGCAATTGA